One genomic window of Actinomycetota bacterium includes the following:
- a CDS encoding SDR family NAD(P)-dependent oxidoreductase — translation MLDGKVAIVTGAGHGVGRGEALELAAEGAKVIVNDLGGSVTGEGADKRPAEEVAEIIRSRGGEAVANYDDVADFNGAKSIVDQAVETYGRLDVLVNNAGILRDRMIFSMSEDDFDAVIRVHLKGTWCMSRHASAYWREQSKAGDQPRAAIVNTVSSAGLQGQASQSNYGAAKAGIAAMTIITSLELGRYGVRVNAIAPGGFTRMVGQAMKDIEIKEPDEYTEFNAMNPGNSAPMVAWLASDQALHVTGQVFRAVGNTIAHYQPWQLGELFESKTKEGPTKWRPADIGPTVNAFVFRSRNPGMVLPGSK, via the coding sequence ATTCTCGACGGCAAGGTGGCGATCGTCACCGGGGCCGGGCACGGTGTCGGCCGGGGTGAGGCGCTCGAGCTCGCCGCCGAAGGCGCGAAGGTCATCGTCAACGACCTGGGCGGCTCCGTCACCGGCGAGGGCGCCGACAAGCGGCCGGCCGAGGAGGTCGCCGAGATCATCCGCAGTCGCGGCGGCGAGGCCGTGGCCAACTACGACGACGTCGCCGACTTCAACGGCGCGAAGAGCATCGTCGACCAGGCGGTCGAGACCTACGGCCGGCTCGACGTCCTCGTTAACAACGCCGGCATCCTGCGCGACCGCATGATCTTCTCGATGAGCGAGGACGACTTCGACGCCGTCATCCGCGTGCACCTCAAGGGCACGTGGTGCATGAGCCGTCACGCGTCGGCGTACTGGCGTGAGCAGTCGAAGGCCGGCGACCAGCCCCGGGCCGCCATCGTCAACACCGTGTCGAGCGCAGGCCTCCAGGGCCAGGCGAGCCAGTCGAACTACGGCGCGGCCAAGGCGGGCATCGCGGCGATGACGATCATCACCAGCCTCGAGCTCGGGCGCTACGGCGTCCGCGTCAACGCGATCGCGCCCGGCGGCTTCACCCGCATGGTGGGCCAGGCCATGAAGGACATCGAGATCAAGGAGCCCGACGAGTACACCGAGTTCAACGCCATGAACCCGGGCAACTCCGCGCCCATGGTGGCGTGGTTGGCCTCCGACCAGGCACTGCACGTCACCGGCCAGGTGTTCCGGGCCGTCGGCAACACCATCGCCCACTACCAGCCGTGGCAGCTGGGCGAGCTGTTCGAGAGCAAGACGAAGGAAGGGCCGACGAAGTGGCGGCCGGCCGACATCGGTCCCACCGTCAACGCGTTCGTCTTCCGGTCGCGCAACCCCGGCATGGTGCTGCCGGGCAGCAAGTAG